One window of Cohnella hashimotonis genomic DNA carries:
- a CDS encoding DUF4962 domain-containing protein, protein MRVWTKKKTLAMSMVITMFASLLNVGIAFRSAQAEETGLAWPASVFGGYNMPFAPAEGLVTTQNPPDFRWPAVPNATSYDLQVSRDVSVSSVAYEKLALTENIYNFPNAFDSGTWYWRVRFHKAEGTSVWSDVRKFRIEEQFVKFEVPPIGELMGRVPAGHPRIWTTPDGLQQFRNLALTGSGKAFIDQKKIEVSKDLLTANQNPPRDPELTGTLDDYANKAKPLLNRMQDAAFLYLITQDAKYLTDVKVRLFGGPNVAGIAGWDPTGPSGQQDQIQRSVALASAMTYDWLYAALTEQERTTLRDLIALHAGAMVASLVDNPETNIKNRPYNSHGWSAFGYLGIIATAMLGEYSDGRAEQWYAKIVPAYINILPPWGGEDGGWAQGTGYWQWSSTIAQEFEDVLLASTGLNLYEKGYSRNAGRYPLYVFPHGIPKGVLGDDSQYLPSDTSVTIYNRLSQLSGDGRLKWAAEAIGRGPSLTLNNNYFYGDDNLASRPPVDLPKARWFEDVGVVAMHSELYDPDRVSMYFRSSPFGSYNHSYADQNGFVINAFGESLAIEAGHYDGYNTAHREQYTRQTLAANAITYDGGVGQKANDIEADGKVKSFVTTPEFDAVSADAKTAYGSALSQSDRDVIYLRPGMFVMIDRLKSANPQGNKFEWRLHAQDQLDLDGDNAGATILKGDAALKVRFYTPDSLSATKTNQYIGVGGNEVKPGGSFAANEQVHAVFSTPKTTSTTFVSTLEAYKRDSAAQNVVSEKHGDYMKLTFTDDTVVYVRLTATAGEIDAGSIRFDGSAVALKGDSVLLVDGKKVVKDGVTLIESDQPATIAYAGERLSVSGEADPTQVSVEAPGVQRVRDFDTGTDFPSGGAVAEGLANRGVHWATAGNKLTLRVEKGQHAFRLNEAPMPGAQPSVTLPVEIDGAQSSVTMQVYGDTDGVPVAWGKLSNQAGLYEVQEAPAGFVFEKHGRPSTVYLEVNASILVRGAMGSLKLARIGTSNPTSAEVWTNPDDKRSTLNLQWKEAEAYVAVDGPSKYSNRPFLSGGVGLGNWKTTGQSVKWTMNVPKAGNYDFVVKYVAGFDPKGVITGRLAMIGDKPYYIEAPDTPNATGEADFGQTPEVWKGLRIHTNQQLPAGPVDITMWNAQGAMNLDWIALIENKDDEVRPSVPGGLQLVSRTNTSATVSWTASTDNVAVKEYAIFANGVQKTVVPNGQTTATVTGLVPGTAYAIVVRAIDTSDNPSLDSVPLELPASDTLPPEWGSAALKASRLFTNAVRLAWDAATDDSGRVDSYEISRKTASQTTFEKIATVAGSVYAYDATQLQSGGAYTFKVEAVDGDGNRSENGPSLNVTLPSAAGGDYYDSFDEYPAATLPSMPGWTVTKASGDNASAVTVEATPGGAGRSLQVKDDFSPSNDNYTESPIATRTTTPIAGKVKFETRFMFNSLFKDNATGYEHGNYELYLRGNGANIVRFTGFTGGTFGYYVDAGTGNGAFTNVKIPGNSLDFKLPKDQWITLRIDLDTDTDTYDLTLQADALKSYGGISVPPGALDKEKGTYTVRGIPFLAKVNTVDTFRFSGNRYKSQFLFDYVTMYKDTTGLPTWDSGAAATQTHLFPTAARLAWDPATMSDGSAIASYAVYRKQGTQAYTKIGTVAGSTLAYDATALQPGQAYTFQIRAIGASGQETESGPSVTVTTPAAGSNGDYYDSFDERPAGEFIQTGGWTVAKAAADTVSTVTVEATPGGGGQSLLLKDAYAPNASDYTQSPAIIRATAPLSGKVAFETRFMNTELGTFELKIRGQNSDIVKIGGFSEGNFGYYNLKNAATNEYVDYKIPANNLNPLFKMPQNQWIKLRVDIDTASKTYDLSIEADAFKTYTGPVDAPGTIVNGVYKITGIKFMNGANVNSVDTFRFAGSRFTTQFLFDYVAMYKDTTPVAADTTAPTTTATLSPAQPDGTGGAYAGPVTLALSATDTGGSGIDKTEYSLSDGTSWLPYAGPVTFDRQGAYSVRYRSADKAGNVESAHTVGFALSTTTVRAKLADSAGNPIAGATVSYYDGDWKTFGTTDATGTASKTLPDGNYTIAMTYEGKTVQKTQNTGIDNVSAFQTAKVKVRLKNSQGNALDGGVVSFYSDGWRTFGPATGGEVSKELLPGSYSFTMTYEGTSQQKEQNTGDNATVDFQTVKVRVQLKNSQGAALAGGEVAYYATGWRTLGTTAASGETSKELLAGNYAYAVTYAGGILQKSQDTSVDPIVVFQTTNVALQLKDVQGNMLEGGEAAYYAGGWRSFGEFSGGIARKELLPVTYTFSVTLNGTIKQASADIASNPTVPFVI, encoded by the coding sequence ATGAGGGTTTGGACGAAGAAAAAAACGTTGGCGATGAGCATGGTCATCACGATGTTCGCGAGCCTGCTGAACGTCGGGATCGCCTTCAGAAGCGCGCAGGCGGAAGAGACGGGCCTGGCTTGGCCGGCGTCGGTGTTCGGCGGCTACAATATGCCGTTCGCGCCGGCGGAAGGTTTGGTCACGACGCAGAATCCGCCGGACTTCAGATGGCCAGCGGTGCCGAACGCGACAAGCTACGACCTTCAGGTCAGCCGCGACGTATCGGTATCGAGCGTCGCGTACGAGAAACTCGCGCTGACGGAAAACATCTATAATTTTCCGAACGCGTTCGATAGCGGCACCTGGTACTGGCGGGTCCGCTTCCACAAGGCCGAGGGGACATCGGTATGGAGCGACGTGCGCAAGTTCCGGATCGAAGAGCAGTTCGTGAAGTTCGAAGTGCCGCCGATCGGCGAGCTGATGGGCAGGGTGCCGGCGGGCCATCCGCGCATCTGGACGACGCCCGACGGGCTGCAGCAATTCAGGAATCTAGCCTTGACAGGCAGCGGGAAGGCGTTCATCGATCAGAAAAAGATAGAGGTGAGCAAAGATCTCCTGACGGCCAACCAGAATCCGCCAAGGGACCCTGAACTGACCGGGACGTTGGACGATTACGCGAACAAGGCCAAGCCGCTGCTGAACCGGATGCAGGACGCGGCCTTTTTATACCTGATCACGCAGGACGCGAAGTATCTGACCGACGTGAAGGTCCGGCTGTTCGGCGGCCCGAACGTCGCCGGCATCGCCGGCTGGGACCCGACAGGCCCGTCCGGCCAGCAGGACCAGATCCAGCGATCGGTCGCGCTCGCTTCGGCGATGACTTACGATTGGCTGTACGCCGCTCTGACGGAGCAGGAGCGTACGACGCTCCGGGACCTGATCGCCCTGCATGCCGGAGCGATGGTAGCCTCACTCGTCGACAATCCGGAAACGAACATTAAGAATCGTCCGTACAACTCGCACGGCTGGTCGGCGTTCGGCTATCTCGGCATCATCGCCACCGCCATGCTGGGCGAATATTCGGACGGCAGAGCCGAGCAGTGGTACGCCAAGATCGTGCCCGCCTATATCAACATCCTGCCGCCCTGGGGCGGGGAGGACGGCGGTTGGGCGCAGGGAACGGGCTATTGGCAGTGGTCCAGCACCATCGCGCAAGAGTTCGAGGACGTGCTCCTGGCGTCAACCGGACTCAATCTGTACGAAAAAGGTTATTCCCGCAACGCGGGGCGGTATCCGCTGTACGTTTTCCCGCACGGCATTCCGAAGGGCGTGTTGGGGGACGACAGCCAGTACCTGCCATCCGATACGAGCGTGACCATTTACAATCGCTTGTCCCAGTTGAGCGGAGACGGACGCCTGAAATGGGCGGCAGAGGCCATCGGACGGGGGCCGTCTCTCACGCTTAACAACAACTACTTCTACGGGGACGACAATCTGGCTTCCCGCCCGCCGGTCGATCTGCCGAAAGCCAGATGGTTCGAGGACGTCGGCGTAGTGGCCATGCATTCCGAGCTGTACGATCCGGATCGCGTCTCGATGTATTTCAGGTCGAGCCCGTTCGGCAGCTACAACCACAGCTATGCCGATCAGAACGGCTTCGTCATTAATGCCTTCGGGGAGTCGCTGGCGATCGAGGCCGGTCATTACGACGGATACAACACGGCGCACCGGGAGCAATACACAAGACAGACGTTGGCGGCCAACGCGATCACGTACGACGGCGGCGTCGGTCAGAAGGCCAACGATATCGAGGCGGACGGCAAAGTAAAAAGCTTCGTCACGACGCCCGAATTCGACGCGGTCAGCGCCGACGCGAAAACCGCTTATGGCAGCGCGCTCAGCCAGTCGGATCGCGACGTCATCTACTTGCGTCCCGGCATGTTCGTCATGATCGACAGGTTGAAGTCCGCGAATCCGCAGGGCAATAAGTTCGAATGGCGGCTGCACGCCCAGGATCAGCTCGATCTCGACGGCGACAACGCCGGCGCGACGATTCTCAAGGGAGACGCGGCGCTTAAAGTTCGCTTCTACACGCCGGATAGCCTGAGCGCTACCAAGACGAATCAATACATCGGCGTCGGAGGAAACGAAGTGAAGCCGGGCGGCAGCTTCGCCGCAAACGAGCAGGTGCATGCCGTCTTCAGCACGCCCAAGACGACGTCGACCACTTTCGTGTCGACCCTGGAAGCGTACAAGCGGGATTCTGCCGCGCAGAACGTCGTTTCGGAAAAACACGGCGATTATATGAAGCTGACCTTCACGGACGACACGGTCGTTTATGTCCGCCTGACGGCGACGGCCGGCGAGATCGATGCCGGAAGCATCCGCTTCGACGGTTCGGCGGTCGCGCTGAAGGGCGATTCGGTGCTGCTCGTCGACGGGAAAAAGGTCGTTAAAGACGGCGTTACGCTGATCGAAAGCGACCAGCCCGCGACGATCGCCTACGCCGGAGAGCGTCTGTCCGTATCGGGCGAAGCGGATCCGACGCAGGTGTCCGTCGAAGCGCCGGGCGTACAGCGCGTTCGCGACTTCGATACCGGGACCGACTTCCCGAGCGGCGGCGCCGTGGCGGAAGGTCTCGCCAATCGCGGCGTGCATTGGGCGACGGCAGGCAACAAGCTGACGCTGCGCGTAGAGAAGGGGCAGCATGCGTTCAGGCTGAACGAGGCGCCGATGCCGGGAGCCCAGCCAAGCGTGACGCTGCCCGTCGAGATCGACGGCGCGCAGAGCAGCGTGACGATGCAGGTGTACGGCGATACGGACGGCGTGCCTGTCGCGTGGGGCAAGCTGAGCAACCAGGCTGGCCTGTATGAGGTTCAGGAAGCGCCGGCAGGTTTCGTGTTCGAGAAGCACGGACGGCCGAGCACCGTGTACCTCGAGGTTAATGCCTCCATCCTTGTTCGCGGGGCGATGGGCTCGCTGAAGCTGGCACGGATCGGTACCAGCAATCCGACGTCAGCGGAAGTATGGACGAATCCGGACGACAAACGGTCGACTTTAAATCTCCAGTGGAAAGAAGCGGAGGCGTACGTCGCAGTCGACGGCCCGAGCAAGTATTCGAACCGTCCCTTCCTGTCGGGTGGCGTCGGGCTTGGGAATTGGAAGACGACAGGACAGTCGGTGAAATGGACAATGAACGTCCCTAAAGCCGGAAATTACGATTTCGTCGTCAAATACGTGGCCGGGTTCGACCCGAAAGGCGTCATCACGGGGCGCCTTGCCATGATCGGCGACAAGCCTTATTACATCGAAGCGCCCGACACGCCGAACGCGACCGGCGAGGCCGACTTCGGCCAAACGCCGGAAGTTTGGAAAGGCCTTCGCATCCATACGAACCAGCAGTTGCCCGCAGGGCCAGTGGACATTACGATGTGGAACGCGCAGGGCGCCATGAACCTGGACTGGATCGCCTTAATCGAGAACAAGGACGACGAGGTTCGTCCGAGCGTGCCGGGCGGCTTGCAGCTCGTCTCCCGCACGAATACGTCCGCGACGGTCTCCTGGACGGCTTCAACGGACAACGTAGCGGTGAAGGAATACGCGATCTTCGCGAACGGCGTGCAGAAGACGGTCGTGCCGAACGGCCAGACGACCGCTACGGTCACGGGGCTCGTGCCCGGCACGGCGTATGCCATCGTCGTGCGGGCGATCGATACGAGCGACAATCCTTCGCTGGACAGCGTGCCGCTTGAGCTGCCGGCCAGCGATACGTTGCCGCCCGAATGGGGGAGCGCTGCCCTCAAAGCAAGCCGTCTTTTCACGAACGCAGTCAGATTGGCTTGGGATGCCGCAACGGACGATTCCGGTAGAGTTGACTCGTACGAGATCTCTCGCAAAACGGCGTCGCAGACAACGTTCGAAAAAATCGCGACGGTCGCGGGCAGCGTGTATGCGTACGATGCGACCCAGCTGCAGTCCGGCGGCGCGTATACGTTCAAGGTCGAGGCGGTCGACGGGGACGGCAATCGGTCGGAAAACGGGCCGAGCTTGAACGTGACGCTGCCTTCCGCCGCCGGCGGGGATTATTACGATTCGTTCGACGAATATCCGGCAGCCACCCTGCCGTCGATGCCAGGCTGGACCGTCACGAAGGCGAGCGGCGACAATGCGTCCGCCGTCACGGTAGAGGCCACGCCGGGCGGCGCCGGACGATCGCTGCAGGTCAAGGACGACTTTTCTCCGAGCAACGACAACTATACCGAGAGCCCGATCGCGACAAGAACGACGACGCCGATCGCGGGGAAGGTCAAGTTCGAGACCCGCTTCATGTTCAACAGCCTGTTCAAGGACAACGCGACGGGCTACGAGCACGGCAACTACGAGCTGTATTTGCGGGGGAATGGCGCGAATATCGTCCGGTTCACCGGCTTTACGGGAGGCACCTTCGGCTATTATGTAGACGCGGGGACAGGGAACGGTGCTTTTACGAACGTTAAGATCCCGGGGAACTCCCTCGACTTCAAGCTGCCCAAGGATCAGTGGATCACGCTGCGCATCGATCTCGACACGGATACCGACACGTACGATTTGACGCTGCAAGCGGACGCGCTCAAGTCCTACGGCGGCATCAGCGTGCCTCCCGGCGCGCTGGACAAGGAGAAGGGCACGTACACCGTACGCGGCATTCCTTTCCTGGCTAAGGTGAACACCGTCGATACGTTCCGGTTCAGCGGCAACCGCTACAAGAGCCAGTTCTTGTTCGACTACGTGACCATGTACAAGGACACGACCGGCCTTCCGACGTGGGATTCGGGAGCCGCCGCGACGCAGACGCACCTGTTCCCGACCGCCGCCAGACTGGCGTGGGATCCGGCGACGATGAGCGACGGCAGCGCCATCGCCTCGTATGCCGTCTATCGCAAGCAGGGTACGCAGGCCTATACGAAAATCGGGACGGTAGCCGGCAGTACGCTTGCGTACGATGCGACCGCGCTCCAGCCGGGCCAGGCGTATACGTTCCAGATCCGCGCGATCGGCGCGTCGGGTCAGGAGACCGAGAGCGGGCCGAGCGTGACGGTCACGACGCCCGCCGCCGGCAGCAACGGCGATTACTACGATTCGTTCGACGAACGTCCCGCCGGCGAGTTCATCCAGACCGGCGGCTGGACGGTCGCCAAAGCAGCCGCCGACACCGTCTCTACCGTCACGGTCGAGGCGACGCCCGGCGGCGGAGGTCAATCGCTGCTCTTAAAAGACGCCTACGCGCCTAACGCTTCGGATTATACGCAAAGCCCTGCCATTATCCGAGCGACGGCGCCCTTGAGCGGGAAGGTCGCGTTCGAGACGCGGTTCATGAACACGGAACTGGGCACCTTTGAACTCAAGATTCGCGGCCAGAACAGCGACATCGTGAAGATCGGCGGCTTCTCGGAGGGGAACTTCGGCTACTACAACCTGAAGAATGCCGCCACGAATGAGTACGTGGACTACAAGATTCCCGCGAACAACCTGAATCCGCTCTTCAAGATGCCGCAAAATCAGTGGATCAAGCTTCGCGTCGACATCGACACGGCGAGCAAAACGTACGACCTGTCCATAGAGGCGGACGCGTTCAAGACCTACACGGGACCCGTCGACGCGCCGGGGACGATCGTGAACGGCGTTTACAAGATAACCGGCATTAAATTCATGAACGGCGCAAATGTGAATTCCGTCGACACGTTCCGCTTCGCGGGCAGCCGGTTCACGACGCAGTTCCTGTTCGACTATGTCGCAATGTACAAGGACACGACGCCTGTCGCGGCGGACACGACCGCGCCGACGACGACCGCGACGCTGTCGCCCGCGCAGCCTGACGGCACGGGCGGCGCCTATGCCGGTCCGGTCACGCTCGCGCTGAGCGCGACGGATACCGGCGGCTCGGGCATCGACAAGACCGAGTACAGCCTGAGCGACGGCACTTCCTGGCTGCCGTATGCAGGCCCGGTCACGTTCGACCGTCAGGGCGCCTATAGCGTGCGGTACCGGTCCGCGGACAAGGCGGGCAACGTCGAATCCGCCCATACGGTAGGCTTTGCGCTCTCGACGACGACCGTCCGCGCGAAGCTGGCGGACAGCGCGGGCAACCCGATCGCGGGCGCGACGGTCAGCTATTACGACGGCGACTGGAAGACGTTCGGCACGACCGATGCGACCGGGACGGCGAGCAAGACGCTGCCGGACGGCAACTACACGATCGCCATGACCTATGAAGGCAAGACGGTGCAAAAGACGCAAAATACGGGCATCGACAACGTCTCAGCTTTCCAGACCGCCAAGGTCAAGGTCCGGCTGAAGAACAGCCAGGGCAACGCGCTGGACGGAGGCGTCGTCTCCTTCTACTCCGACGGCTGGCGGACGTTCGGTCCGGCGACGGGCGGCGAGGTTTCCAAGGAGCTGCTGCCCGGCTCGTATTCGTTCACGATGACGTACGAGGGCACGAGCCAACAGAAAGAGCAAAATACCGGCGACAACGCCACGGTTGACTTTCAGACGGTCAAAGTGCGGGTTCAGCTGAAAAACAGCCAGGGCGCGGCGCTCGCAGGCGGCGAGGTCGCCTACTACGCGACCGGCTGGCGCACGCTCGGCACGACCGCGGCTTCCGGCGAGACGTCCAAGGAGCTGCTTGCGGGCAACTATGCGTACGCCGTGACCTACGCGGGAGGCATCCTTCAGAAGAGCCAGGATACGAGCGTCGACCCGATCGTCGTGTTCCAGACGACGAATGTCGCGCTGCAGCTGAAGGACGTCCAAGGCAACATGCTCGAAGGCGGCGAAGCCGCATACTACGCGGGAGGCTGGCGATCGTTCGGCGAGTTCTCGGGCGGCATCGCGCGCAAGGAGCTGCTGCCCGTCACTTACACGTTCAGCGTCACTTTAAACGGTACGATCAAGCAGGCTTCGGCGGACATCGCCTCCAATCCGACGGTACCGTTCGTCATCTGA